ggggaaatgGCACTGGCTGAGAATCCTGGCTGTGAAGACATGTGCCCCAGTCCAGTGGCCACAGCAGTGTGGGGACATGATCCTGGACATGTCCTTCATGCTGGTTGTGGCCACTTCTCCACTGCCCTCTTGGGGCAGGTGCTGCCTCTGACCTTGCTCTGTCCTGTGGTGCTGCAAATCCCTTTGGCCCAGCACTGGGACTGCTGAATcggcagcactggctgctgccagctgcCCTTGCTCTGGGGATGCGGGCAGCATACTGTCTGCCAGGGATgctcagtgcccagccctggagtagctgagctcctgtgccctgtggggACCTCTGGATTGAATGTCACATGGTGTGTCTAGCTCTGGGCTGAGTGCTCGCTGGGAAGCACTGGAGATGCTATGCTGCTCCAGTGGTCTTGGGTGGGGTGGGATAGGACTGGTACACAAAAAAAGGTCAGGTGGTGCCTTGTGTCACCACACACTTGCCTGGGAACAGCTGCCTGGGGACATGGCTCAGCCTACagctggcagtggtggctgtCGCCGTGGCTGGGCTGTGTGGCACCTTGCCTGGAAGGTCACTGTGTGGGTACAGGCATCCTTTCTGCCTGCCTGGAGTCTCACTTTCCTTGTGTCCTGTCCCCGCAGTAGGGGTGCTGTCTGGCCCCAGGGAGAGGGGTGGCAGGAAGAAGCTGTTGTCACTCCTTgtccccagctcagctgggagtGACAACAGCTCCTTCCTGCACTATGCATCCGGCCCAGCCGTGGGGCTGATGGGACAGGGTTGTTCCCAGAGGActgcagcctggggcagggagggcacagtggTGTTGGACTGTCATGGGGGTGGCCCAGATCCCTGGGCAGTGATGGgtgctgggggtctctgggaacATGGCTGGGGGCTGTTTTGTGGAGAGTCAGGTCAGTTCAGCCTATTGCTTAGGACAGCTGTGGGCTGGCAGCCCCCCACCACAGCAATGCCCTCTGCCCATCTGATGCCCTGGACACTGTGTGCCTGCTGTCTTGCCTGTCATTCTGGGTGGGTAGAGGGGATGGTGAAGTCCTGACccccctctgctgcagctcagcctccaTAATCCCCTTCTCATTCTGACTGACCGGCTTATTTCCTGGCTAATTCCCCAAGCTATAAATACTGCTCTGCCTCAAAAGGCCCTGAGGCCCCATGGCCATCCCATGAGGCAGCAACTGGTCCCCCTAACAAGGGGGCAAGAGCCCTTGTCCTTTCTGAGGGCACTTGCCAGAGTGCCATTTGCAAGAGCAACTGCCATAGGGCCAATGAGATCATGAGCAGGACTAGCTTTAGCCCAGTTCCCCATGTCCTTCGCTGGGCAGGGTGATCCCTTGGACACTTGCTGGGGTGAGAGTGGTCCCCGGGAATCTGTCGGTATTGGGAAGTGGAGGGCCCTAGGAGAACTCCTGTCCCTTGGCTGAGTATCGTCTCCTCCCCAGGACGCAATGAGCCCTTGAAGAAGGAGTGTCCTAAGTGGAAGAGTGACTACCCCATGACAGACGGTCAACTGCGCAGCAAGCGGGACGAGTTTTGGGATACGGCACCTGCCTTTGAGGGCCGCAAGGAGATCTGGGATGCCCTGAAGGCAGCTGCCTATGCTGTAGAAGCCAATGACCACAGCTTGGCCCAGGCCATCCTCGATGGAGCCAGCATTACCCTGCCCCATGGTGAGGAGGTGTGGGTGGGGTGAGTGTGAGTGGCCCATATCCAGGCACATGGGGGTCCCAGGTTGAAGTGGAGTAGGACCCCAACTGCCATCCACACATCTCAGCCCAGCCAAGGCGGGCAAGACAGGCTCTGCCACACTGTCTGGGGTGGCTCTGCCTCTATTTGGGTGGCCCATGGGGATGCCCTCCCTCAGCATCTcatcctgctgtccccagggtcCCTGACGGAGTGCTACGATGAGCTGGGCAACCGGTACCAGCTGCCCGTCTACTGCCTGGCACCTCCTGTCAACCTGATCCTGGAGCGGAGTGAGGAGGAGGCAGTGGAGccagctgagcccctgcccagTGGCCGGCGGGAGTTCGCCCTCAAGGTGCGCCTCTCCACTGGCAAGGACCTGCGGCTCAGTGCCAGCATGGGCGACACCATTGGGCAGctgaagaagcagctgcaggcGCAGGAGGGCATTGACCTGGCCTGGCAGCGCTGGTTTTTCTCAGGCAAGCTGCTCACTGACCGCACAAGACTGCAGGAGACCAAGATCCAGAAGGATTTTGTTGTGCAAGTGATCGTCAACCAGCCTCTGGCACCCAGGAACTGAGCCATCCCCCACTGGTTGAGGGGAGagagcagggggctgggggacagtGGTGCCTCTGGGAATGCCCTGTGCCAtgttccagccctgctggagccagagcagcccctgctgccttCTGAGGCTGGCCCCCACCAGGGTGACCCCACAGGAAGGTTTGCATGGGGCTCTGCAAGCATAGTGGCCCCACTTGGCTGGGGACACAGGCAGGCGCCGTGTTTGCTGCAGGAGGTTTCAGACCAAATGtctctggggctggggctcCTCTGCCGGGCTGTGCCGGCTGGGAGAGGCAGTGACCTGCTGGGCTCTGGCTCCCCCTGGCCAGGAGACCCAtggggtgctgggctgggtggaGATGTCTCCCCTCTGTACATAGTCTGTATTTATCAATaaagccttttcttccttcctcttgcCTCTGGGATAGGCTGAAGGGGGCtgtcacccacagccccaggaagtTCCCCTCCTGTCATATATCTGCTTCCATGTCAGGATAAGCACAGAGTGGCCTGGACACCCCAGCTCTACTCCCTAGTGCCACCCTGATCCTGTCTTGCCAACTCTGCCTCTTTGCCTGCGTGgacctttcccagcactgccagtaTTGTCCCACTATCatccttgctgcttctcagtGTGGGATCACCATCTCCCTCTTCTGGTGCTTCTCTTCTGGAGGTTTAAGACTGCatctgccctggggcaggggggacagtgTGGAGGAGGAAAGTTCCAGGACCACCTTCATAGGCACCATGGTCTGTCTTAGCAGAAATAGTGCCTTTGTGCAGTCAGAGACTGTGGCATTCATGGGACAGGGCACCCACGGGTTGCCCTGGGGACTGCCCAAGAAGGTGACAGTGACGTGTCACCATccgccccttccccagctcccgTGTGGGAGGGTAGTGCCCAGCGCATTAactgtcccagcacagggcagtgctggcctCATCTTACAGGGAGAGTGGTCAGGAGGGTTGAACAATGTTCCTGCTGCCGGGAATAGCTGCCGACTCTGCCTGTCGGCTCCAtgtgaggccagttctgctgCCAGGCTGCCATGTGCTGCAGGAGAGGCCAGGCAGCCACCGGAACCGTGGCAGGGCTGCTCGGAGTGTTCCACACCTGAGGTCATCCTctaaagcagcacagaggggccAGGACTCCTGCCATCCTatgctgccctgctgctggctgagaggTTTCGGGGGACACATTGCCTCCCATGGGAGTGGGTTCCTCCCCCAGTCCCAGGTGCTAGGGAGCCTCAGGCAATGCTGGTGGCTTCTGCAGCATCCCCATCTTCTTTTGCATAGAGATGGGGTGATGGGAGCCATGGGAAACATCTTTGATGCCTAAGGTGGATGACACAGGCGCTTGCCTATGAGATGGCCCTGTATcatgcccctgctctgctgagcctcTCTTGACTGGCTGCCACAGGTTCTGTGTAGCCCATAACAAGCACAGGGGTCCTGGGCAACCCATGGAGGGGCAGTGGTTCTCTTTAAGagggtgtggggctggagagGTGAGTCAGGGCCACCAGAAAGCAGGAGGGTGAGGTCATGGCAAAGCTGCCCCAGTCAtgtggagcagccacagctgttgGTGCCCTTGGGCTGTAGGACAGAGGGGCTGGCAGCATAAAGCCCCACAGCCAGTGGAGCTGCCAACAGCACCAGGAGACAGGACCAGACACTCCCTGCCTGTGGTGGCAGGAGAAAAGGACACATCCTGCACAGGACCGTGTACTTCAGGCAGACATGGAGCTGGACGTGGAACGGGCCAAAGAGCTCATTGAACAGAagctggcagaggaggaggaagaggagaaggtgaGTCTATCTGTagggcagggggagctgcctgggctgtgaCAGGGACCTCCACTGCACTGTGTCCATCCTTAGAGATTTGGATGTGAAGAGGCTGGCACCAACCTTGCCATCCAGGGGCATGCAGTGAGGTGGCCAAGGGCTCTCAGGGAGATCAGGTTCCCAACCCGGCAGCTCTTGCCTATGGGGCAGAGCTGAGTAATAGGCAGGTGCTCAGCTGTGCGAGTAGGATGGATGGGCAAGTGCAAGCCCAAGGGCTATCAGGCACCCCACAGACCTCAGCAGCGAGCTGAGAGCTGTacccagagctgcctccactGGCAGAGTGGGTGTGGAGGTggtggggctgctctgtgcccaacCAGGACCATGCAACCCAGACTGTGCCCATACAGAAACTCAAAGGGGATGGTGCACGGGAGCCACCAGCCGTGGAGCGGATGAACACACCTGaactggaggaggagaagcGCCATGGCCCCAGGAACTGGGGCCTCGAGGCCATCAAGGTGAGGGGGTTTAGGCACAGCAGAGTGGCAGGGGTGGCTGGGCACAGAGAAGTCAAACAGGGCAATGCGTGTCCTTATCAGGGCCAGGAGAGGGTGCGGAAGAGCTCAGTGGATCTGCGGCGGGAAATCATTGATGTGGGGAGCATCCAGCGACTCATCGAGCTCCGCAAGCAGCGTCGGCAGCGCCGGGCAGAGCGGGCAGCCACCCCTGAGCCCCTCCAGCCACCTGAACTGGAGATTGTACGTCAGTGAGTCGCAGGCTGTGGGAGGGGTCTGCCGGGACAGAGGGTGGAGCACGCACGGGCCACCTCCAGGTCTCCCTGCCAGTCAGAGACCTCCTTGCCGAAGTAGGGCAGGGACCCCTATGTTGTCCCCTTTCCTGTATCCCTGTgatgccccagccctgacccTGTCCCGCTGTCAGGAGGGTCCCGTGGAGCCAGAGACCTTCCTGCGAGCTGCTGTCCAGGGCAAGATGAATATCATCGAGAAGTTTCTGGCAGATGGCGGCCCCCCAGACACATGTGATGAGGTAGCACCCTGACAACCACTGGCtccccctgcctgtgccctgctgccaTGTCCTACAACCATGCCCTGGCATGCcagtgggcaggggctgggaccccTGGAACAGGACTGAAGGCACAACCAAACTAGGCTGTGGGAGGATCGATCCATCCACCAATGTGGCACCTTGTTCCCCAGTTCCACCGCACAGCCCTTCACCGCTCCTCGCTGGAGGGACACATGGATAtcctgcagaagctgctggaCAGTGGGGCCACGGTTGACTTCAGGGACCGGGTGAGGCTGGATCCTGAGCCCAGCTTCGTGCTGGTCTGAATCTCTGGGCATGGTGCAGTCAGAGCTACAGTAGGGCTGAGATCCCTACAGTGGAACAGTGATGTCCCTGCCACAGAGGTGGCTGTGGGCAGGGTTCTGCCAGTTCAGCTTGGGCACAGGGACCATCTGGAGCAGGGGATGGAAACAGGGTGGGAGTGTCCCCTGTGATGACACAGTCTTGTGTGTCCAGCTGGACTGCACTGCTGTGCACTGGGCCTGCCGGGGAGGGCAGCTGGATGCCATCAAGATGCTACAGGACCATGGGGCAGACCTCAATGTGAAGGACAaggtgagcagggcagagcttgGGGTCACATGGCAGTGGCAGGGGGGGACCCCCTGGGGGACCAGAGCTGGCCCTGTGTTGAGTTAGAATTGGGTGCGGATCCACCCCGATGTCcacctctcccccctctccagctcctcagcactCCCCTCCATGTGGCCACCCGGACG
Above is a window of Pithys albifrons albifrons isolate INPA30051 chromosome 9, PitAlb_v1, whole genome shotgun sequence DNA encoding:
- the ANKRD2 gene encoding ankyrin repeat domain-containing protein 2 isoform X1 codes for the protein MELDVERAKELIEQKLAEEEEEEKKLKGDGAREPPAVERMNTPELEEEKRHGPRNWGLEAIKGQERVRKSSVDLRREIIDVGSIQRLIELRKQRRQRRAERAATPEPLQPPELEIEGPVEPETFLRAAVQGKMNIIEKFLADGGPPDTCDEFHRTALHRSSLEGHMDILQKLLDSGATVDFRDRLDCTAVHWACRGGQLDAIKMLQDHGADLNVKDKLLSTPLHVATRTGHLDIVEHLIHCGVDINASDREGDTALHDATRLSRYKIIKKLILHGADMMAKNEAGKTPTDLVQQWQLDTRQALETKEEPQGEMEVPA
- the ANKRD2 gene encoding ankyrin repeat domain-containing protein 2 isoform X2, encoding MELDVERAKELIEQKLAEEEEEEKKLKGDGAREPPAVERMNTPELEEEKRHGPRNWGLEAIKGQERVRKSSVDLRREIIDVGSIQRLIELRKQRRQRRAERAATPEPLQPPELEIEGPVEPETFLRAAVQGKMNIIEKFLADGGPPDTCDEFHRTALHRSSLEGHMDILQKLLDSGATVDFRDRLDCTAVHWACRGGQLDAIKMLQDHGADLNVKDKEGDTALHDATRLSRYKIIKKLILHGADMMAKNEAGKTPTDLVQQWQLDTRQALETKEEPQGEMEVPA
- the UBTD1 gene encoding ubiquitin domain-containing protein 1 translates to MGGCVGRQRRERPAGGGNTRKRAGRNEPLKKECPKWKSDYPMTDGQLRSKRDEFWDTAPAFEGRKEIWDALKAAAYAVEANDHSLAQAILDGASITLPHGSLTECYDELGNRYQLPVYCLAPPVNLILERSEEEAVEPAEPLPSGRREFALKVRLSTGKDLRLSASMGDTIGQLKKQLQAQEGIDLAWQRWFFSGKLLTDRTRLQETKIQKDFVVQVIVNQPLAPRN